From the Lolium rigidum isolate FL_2022 chromosome 2, APGP_CSIRO_Lrig_0.1, whole genome shotgun sequence genome, one window contains:
- the LOC124688288 gene encoding probable galacturonosyltransferase-like 6, giving the protein MGGATPPMWAGLVLLAFLAASAASASAPLPRFAEAPEYRNGDGCPAAVAGAGVCDPGLVHIAMTLDAHYLRGSMAAIYSLLKHASCPESLFFHFLAAADAPFPAPAPGVAELRTALAASFPSLRFEIYPFRPDTVTNLISASVRAALEAPLNYARNHLADLLPKCVPRAIYLDSDVLAVDDVRRLWETRLPAAAVVAAPEYCHANFSRYFTDAFWADPGLGARVFAGRRRAPCYFNTGVMVIDLRRWRSGNYRHRIEQWMELQKERRIYELGSLPPFLLVFAGEVEAVDHRWNQHGLGGDNVLGSCRPLHKGPVSLMHWSGKGKPWDRLDAGRPCPLDHTWKSYDLYVDDAHSSSASAPSLTSLSSSALPAAVFSW; this is encoded by the coding sequence atgggcgGCGCCACACCGCCGATGTGGGCCGGCCTCGTCCTGCTCGCCTTCTTGGCCGCATCGGCTGCATCGGCATCGGCGCCGCTGCCGAGGTTCGCGGAGGCCCCCGAGTACCGCAACGGGGACGGGTGCCCGGCCGCCGTGGCGGGCGCCGGGGTCTGCGACCCGGGCCTGGTCCACATCGCCATGACGCTCGACGCGCACTACCTCCGGGGCTCCATGGCCGCCATCTACTCGCTCCTCAAGCACGCCTCCTGCCCGGAATCCCTCTTCTTCCACTTCCTCGCCGCTGCCGACGCCCCCTTCCCCGCCCCCGCCCCGGGCGTCGCCGAGCTCCGGACCGCGCTCGCCGCCTCCTTCCCCTCCCTCCGCTTCGAGATCTACCCGTTCCGCCCGGACACCGTCACCAACCTCATCTCCGCCTCCGTGCGCGCGGCGCTCGAGGCGCCGCTCAACTACGCGCGGAACCACCTCGCGGACCTGCTGCCCAAGTGCGTGCCGCGGGCGATCTACCTCGACTCGGACGTGCTGGCGGTCGACGACGTGCGGCGCCTCTGGGAGAcgcgcctccccgccgccgccgtggtcgcCGCGCCCGAGTACTGCCACGCCAACTTCTCCCGCTACTTCACCGACGCCTTCTGGGCCGACCCGGGCCTCGGCGCGCGCGtcttcgccggccgccgccgcgcgccctgcTACTTCAACACGGGCGTCATGGTCATCGACCTCCGCCGCTGGCGCTCCGGGAACTACCGCCACCGCATCGagcagtggatggagctgcagaaGGAGCGGCGCATCTACGAGCTCGGCTCGCTGCCCCCGTTCTTGCTCGTATTCGCCGGGGAGGTCGAGGCCGTCGACCACCGCTGGAACCAGCACGGTCTGGGCGGCGACAACGTGCTCGGTAGCTGCCGGCCGCTCCACAAGGGCCCGGTCAGCCTCATGCACTGGTCCGGGAAGGGCAAGCCGTGGGACCGCCTCGATGCCGGCAGGCCGTGCCCGCTCGACCACACCTGGAAGTCGTACGACCTCTATGTCGACGATGCCCACTCATCGTCGGCGTCAGCGCCGTCCCTCACCTCATTGTCATCATCGGCATTGCCAGCAGCAGTCTTCTCCTGGTAG
- the LOC124688289 gene encoding uncharacterized protein LOC124688289, whose product MLPPRGWNSYDSFSWTIDEAAFLHNAQIMADKLLPHGYQYAVIDFLWYRKNVNGSSTNSYGFDNIDQWGRPFPDPDRFPSSKGGKGFKQIADKVHAMGLKFGIHLMNGINAQAVNASTPILDIGTGNAYVEDGRQWTASDIGLTHRTCAWMSKGFMSVNTDMGAGRAFLRSLYRQYAEWGVDFVKVDCIFGTDYSPKEIVAVSEVLKELERPVVLSISPGTKVTPALAENITRHVDMYRITGDDWDSWKDVLPHFDVARSFADAKKIGATGLQGRSWPDLDMLPFGRITNAGVREGPHRSTNLTFDEQRTQMLLWSMAKSPLMYGGDLRHLDDDTFNLITHPTLLKINHHSENNKEFNYIQSERTSKSDEKFSGSNSVEHTNNDGLVIGLSTCSDESARGWRSSSEDHICRSYKTKNGNASFCISKAKLLPTSDGITLSNEENQAKFRLAGIHNDAGCLDASVSPWQASSASRTPMFSTCEGHAKQVWELTEKGHLVSSYSGLCATVESNKEGERKTSGAQAWIATGNKGEIYVAFFNIDTVSRKIAVRVADLEKSVGIKLTRKHLCSCTEVWSGKSRSLLKGDISAVVSSHGSMLFEIQC is encoded by the exons ATGCTGCCACCGAGAGGCTGGAACTCCTACGATTCCTTCTCGTGGACCATCGACGAGGCCGCCTTCCTGCACAACGCACAGATCATGGCGGACAAGCTGCTCCCACATGGATACCAG TACGCCGTCATAGACTTCCTCTGGTACCGGAAGAACGTCAACGGCTCGAGTACAAATTCATACGGCTTCGACAACATCGACCAATGGGGGCGTCCATTTCCCGACCCCGACAGGTTCCCGTCGTCGAAAGGTGGCAAAGGGTTTAAGCAGATCGCAGATAAGGTCCACGCGATGGGCTTGAAGTTTGGCATCCATTTGATGAATGGGATCAACGCACAGGCAGTTAACGCCAGCACGCCCATCCTCGACATCGGCACG GGAAATGCCTATGTAGAGGACGGACGGCAATGGACCGCGAGCGATATAGGCCTTACCCACAGAACTTGTGCTTGGATGTCAAAGGGATTTATGAGCGTAAATACAGACATGGGAGCTGGACGAGCATTCCTAAGGTCTCTATATAGACAGTATGCTGAGTGGGGTGTCGATTTCG TGAAGGTAGATTGCATCTTTGGCACAGACTACAGCCCAAAAGAGATTGTGGCTGTTTCAGAG GTCTTGAAAGAACTTGAGAGACCAGTCGTCCTGTCCATCTCACCGGGAACCAAAGTCACTCCAGCATTGGCTGAGAACATCACTCGGCATGTTGACATGTACAGGATAACAGGGGATGATTGGGACAGCTGGAAAGATGTTCTTCCGCATTTCGACGTCGCAAG ATCCTTTGCTGACGCAAAAAAGATAGGCGCCACTGGATTGCAAGGAAGATCTTGGCCAGATTTAGACATGCTTCCATTTGGCAGGATTACTAATGCAG GTGTTAGGGAGGGCCCTCACAGAAGCACCAACCTCACATTTGATGAGCAAAGAACACAA ATGTTACTTTGGTCAATGGCTAAGTCTCCTCTCATGTATGGAGGCGACTTAAGGCATCTTGATGATGATACATTCAATCTAATTACCCATCCTACTCTACTGAAGATAAATCACCATAGTGAAAACAACAAGGAG TTTAATTATATTCAAAGTGAAAGGACTTCAAAATCCGACGAGAAGTTCAGTGGTTCGAATTCGGTGGAACACACAAACAATGATGGGCTGGTTATTGGTCTCAGTACCTGCAGCGATGAGAGCGCCAGAGGATGGCGTAGTTCCTCGGAAGACCATATTTGCAGAAGCTACAAAACCAAGAACGGCAATGCCTCATTTTGCATATCCAAAGCAAAACTTCTCCCAACATC GGATGGAATTACCCTGAGCAATGAAGAAAACCAAGCCAAATTTCGTCTAGCAGGTATTCACAATGATGCCGGTTGCTTGGATGCATCTGTCAGCCCCTGGCAAGCAAGCTCAGCGAGTCGGACTCCAATGTTCTCGACCTGCGAAGGTCATGCAAAGCAA GTTTGGGAGCTAACAGAGAAGGGACACCTTGTAAGCAGCTACTCAGGATTATGTGCTACAGTTgagtccaacaaggaaggag AACGTAAAACAAGTGGAGCACAAGCATGGATCGCAACTGGAAACAAAG GAGAGATCTACGTTGCCTTCTTCAACATCGACACCGTGAGCCGAAAGATCGCTGTAAGGGTGGCTGATCTAGAGAAGAGTGTAGGGATAAAGTTGACAAGGAAACACCTGTGCAGCTGCACTGAAGTCTGGAGCGGCAAGAGCCGGAGTCTCTTGAAAGGGGATATCTCAGCGGTTGTGAGCTCACATGGCTCCATGTTATTTGAAATACAGTGTTGA